A genomic stretch from Puntigrus tetrazona isolate hp1 chromosome 6, ASM1883169v1, whole genome shotgun sequence includes:
- the si:ch73-193c12.2 gene encoding vicilin-like seed storage protein At2g18540 isoform X2, protein MLVRQWTDANTTDLIVWRVSNDSLFTGRRNAAIKAFELYVKEKQLAGKVTPAWVRKKWENLKQKYKDLKSLSMVGGDASVATWKWFAIMDGALSGETPLNRFITPVQVSSSAQDAPPIKQRKDEDWSTALWEMERRQEERERQASEREDERDRRAAAREEERDRRAAEREEVRERQALERERELFARQERWEKEMMAREERQERDYREREERREREAAAREERLFKLLESFMANK, encoded by the exons TTACAGGCAGGAGAAATGCAGCCATCAAAGCCTTTGA GCTGTACGTCAAAGAGAAACAGCTGGCGGGGAAAGTGACGCCTGCGTGGGTCCGAAAGAAGTGGGAGAACCTGAAACAGAAGTATAAG GACCTCAAAAGCCTCAGCATGGTCGGGGGAGACGCGTCAGTTGCAACCTGGAAGTGGTTTGCGATCATGGATGGAGCACTGAGTGGCGAGACCCCTCTCAACCGTTTCATCACGCCCGTCCAAGTGTCCTCATCTGCTCAGGACGCTCCTCCCATCAAGCAGAGAAAGGATGAGGACTGGTCGACAGCCCTGTGGGAGATGGAAAGGAGACAGGAGGAACGAGAGAGGCAAGCTTCAGAGAGAGAGGACGAGAGAGACAGACGAGCTGCAGCAAGAGAAGAAGAGCGAGACAGACGGGCTGCGGAGAGAGaagaagtgagagagagacaggcgcTGGAGAGGGAAAGAGAACTCTTTGCCAGACAGGAACGTTGGGAGAAGGAGATGATGGCTAGAGAAGAAAGGCAGGAAAGGGactacagagaaagagaggagaggagagaaagagaagctgCCGCTAGAGAAGAAAGGCTTTTTAAGCTTCTTGAGTCATTTATGGCCAATAAGTAA
- the si:ch73-193c12.2 gene encoding vicilin-like seed storage protein At2g18540 isoform X1, translated as MESFKWTDANTTDLIVWRVSNDSLFTGRRNAAIKAFELYVKEKQLAGKVTPAWVRKKWENLKQKYKDLKSLSMVGGDASVATWKWFAIMDGALSGETPLNRFITPVQVSSSAQDAPPIKQRKDEDWSTALWEMERRQEERERQASEREDERDRRAAAREEERDRRAAEREEVRERQALERERELFARQERWEKEMMAREERQERDYREREERREREAAAREERLFKLLESFMANK; from the exons TTACAGGCAGGAGAAATGCAGCCATCAAAGCCTTTGA GCTGTACGTCAAAGAGAAACAGCTGGCGGGGAAAGTGACGCCTGCGTGGGTCCGAAAGAAGTGGGAGAACCTGAAACAGAAGTATAAG GACCTCAAAAGCCTCAGCATGGTCGGGGGAGACGCGTCAGTTGCAACCTGGAAGTGGTTTGCGATCATGGATGGAGCACTGAGTGGCGAGACCCCTCTCAACCGTTTCATCACGCCCGTCCAAGTGTCCTCATCTGCTCAGGACGCTCCTCCCATCAAGCAGAGAAAGGATGAGGACTGGTCGACAGCCCTGTGGGAGATGGAAAGGAGACAGGAGGAACGAGAGAGGCAAGCTTCAGAGAGAGAGGACGAGAGAGACAGACGAGCTGCAGCAAGAGAAGAAGAGCGAGACAGACGGGCTGCGGAGAGAGaagaagtgagagagagacaggcgcTGGAGAGGGAAAGAGAACTCTTTGCCAGACAGGAACGTTGGGAGAAGGAGATGATGGCTAGAGAAGAAAGGCAGGAAAGGGactacagagaaagagaggagaggagagaaagagaagctgCCGCTAGAGAAGAAAGGCTTTTTAAGCTTCTTGAGTCATTTATGGCCAATAAGTAA